gtaagaccgtttcaaacaagtttttgtcataattATTTATTGgcatgttattattattattattttttattctgtaattaagaatatatatatatatatatatatatatatatatatatatatatatatatataattaagagTGTATATAAACATTAAAAggaaattaattctttaatttgtACGCATTATAGTGAATAAAGCAATTAAATAATGATTGTTACTAATAAGAAATAagcaaaatataataaaaataatagtattattattatttttgttaatttttttaatatatatatatatatatatatatatatatatatatatatatatatatatgtatatatagtattattattatttaattaaaaaaactgTACTCACCGCGGACCAGGCCCACATTGCCACACCACATAAGcatacaaacaagactggaCCATTGTGCTGGACTGCTATCTTTACATGAGCCTTTGATTGATTGGCCCATTGTTATTCGGCCCATAGGAACAACCAACACAAGTGATTCGTTCGAATCCCAGTTGCTGCCTCTTCCAAATTAAACACTGGAATCTAAAGCTTTTGACCGCAGTCGAAGTAAATGGAAGACATAGAGGATTTACTGGTGGCCGGCGGCGGCGGAGCAATTCCAGGATTCCGGGTTCCCGTGGCTGCTGCAGTCGGTGTTAACCATAAGCATATAAAGAAGAATAGGATCTCCGGCAGTATTTCAAATGCTACATCATGCAATTCTTCCAAGATTCCAGGCACTCAGGTCTTTCTCAGTTTACGTTAAAATAAGCTAAATATGAGCATTTTTTGTTGATAACTTCTTGATTCATTTCATTTTAATGGGCAGACCATTTACTTGAAGACTTTTGGGTGTTCACATAACCAGGTAAATTGATTTGCTGGTTCTGCATTTTCTCCAGTCTTCACGAGTGCTTATCTGTCTCTATACACGTTCATGTTTTTTAAGTTCATTTACTGAAAGTGAGTAAAGTTTGGGCCTTTATTATCATACTATGGTCCATGTTAACTGAATCATCCTAGATGAGTGAATTATAAGAAATATTAGAATCCATCTTCATTGAGAGAAAGAAATCATGAATTGTTACCGGAGCTTACTACTGTCCAATGTTATCAATGTGCTAATGAAGAAAACTGAAAGAAGTGCAACATGTACTACAAACCATCTCTGCCTCTCAGCCACGTGAATAAGTTATGCAATAGAATTTGAAGTATCAAAGGTTAAAAGGCAATCTTGATGAGAATACAACCAATCTAAATGCATAAGTTCTGGGCTTCTGGCTAAAGATAAACATAGTATCTGTTAATCTTTCAAAAGTGAATGATTAAACTTCTTCTTAATGGTATGCATGACACTGTTAAAAGGAAGATAACTGTGAATGGAAAAGGGAAGATTGGACGGTCAAAAGGGAGCCTCGTACTGCATTGGTATTCAGATGACACCGGAAAAATATTATGGAAAATTAAGAATAATTTTCCCCATAATGAATAATTTCATGGGCCAATTGACTATTGAGTTAAATGTGAAATATGATCCTTGAATTCATGATTTTATCTTCTTTATTTTTGTCATTAGCTTCAGAGTTCCTAATCCTTGAACAAAGCTTGAGATTACTCGAAAAATTCGGGTTCTTTTGAAGTCAATACATTTTCAAACTTGATTTTCCAGAGTGATAGTGAATATATGGCTGGTCAGCTCTCTGCATTTGGATATAATTTGAGTGACAATGAAGACAAAGCTGACCTGTGGCTTATAAACACGTGAGACTCTTTCTTAGCatccatttttcttttttctcatGTAATTTACCACTCTCTCTGTTGGTGGCATTTTGTCCCATTCAATGTATGAATGCAGTATCTGAAGAATGATATCATAGAATCTtctttgctttttttttttaaagaatctTCTAGGTTCTAAGGATTAATTTTTCTTACCGTCTTGCCAACAATATTTGCTGAGTTCATGTTGTGAAAATCTGGTAGAAATACTCATTTTAGTTTCTATGAGATAGTATGAGTGTGAAACATTCAAACTGCATATGTGAATCATCTTCCTATTGTTCCCATGCTGCTTTTGTTGATGCAGCTGTACAGTCAAGTCTCCCAGTCAATCTGCCATGGAAACACTTATAGCAAAATGTAAAAGTGCAAAAAAGCCATTGGTAGTCGCCGGATGTGTGCCTCAAGGAAGTCGTGATTTGAAAGAGCTTGATGGAGTAAGTATAGTTGGAGTACAGCAAATTGATCGAGTGGTAGAAGTTGTTGAAGAAACCCTGAAAGGTCACGAGGTGCGGCTCTTGACTCGAAAGACATTGCCAGCACTTGATCTTCCGAAGGTGTGAAATTTCAAAATACGGCTTTaattttttgtatatttttgaATGCTTTAATGAATTATCTTAGGAAATCGCTTGTTAATTGAAGTGTCCACATGTAAATTTTATTATAGTTGTAAGAAAATTTTCATTTCTTTATTTTATCAGGTGAGGAAGAACAAGTTTGTTGAGATCCTTCCAATTAATGTTGGTTGTTTAGGTGCTTGTACTTATTGCAAGACAAAGCATGCTCGTGGTCATTTAGGAAGCTACACAGTTGACAGCCTTGTAAGCTAATCGCCTTAGAATCAACCCAATTTACATGATTTCTCAGTTGGTTTCATACTTTATCAACTTTGACCTTGTAGGTGGGTCGTGTCAGAACTGTCATAGCTGATGGAGTCAGGGAGCTTTGGTTAAGTAGCGAAGACACTGGTGCATATGGTGTGTAAAATCATATTTCTTATGACTTATAAAAATGGTAGATTAAATGAAAATACATATATGCTACCACTTAGCACTTCAACAAATGTCAAATGCTTGCGTTGGATATGGCATTAGACATATGCTTTGCAGGGAGTCCTGACAGGAAATACAATGTTTGTGAATTGTACAAGTTTAATAGAACATAGGAGAGCGAAGGATTTTCTGAAGCACAACTTATCACCTCTCTTTGACTTCATGCCTGTGACTCAagctattgtggatgttgaaaTTTTGTCATTTTTCTGGTTCATgaattaagaaattttttatggCCAATGAACTATTAAAACTGTAATGGCTTTTGTTTTATGATTGAAAAATGTTATATTTAACAGCCTATGGTTATGGTTGGATATTCACAGGTCGAGACATTGGAGTTAGTCTTCcaattttattgaattcattagTCTCTGAGCTTCCGCCTGATGGAAGCACAATGCTCCGAATTGGAATGACCAATCCTCCATATATTCTGGAGCACTTGAAAGAGATAGCTGAGGTTTTGCGGCACCCATGTGTTTATTCTTTTCTTCATGTACCTGTTCAGTCTGGAAGTGACTCCATATTGAGTGTGAGATTTACTTTGGCCATATTTTCATGCTTGTCCTTCTGTTGAGTTTTGTTCACTggcttttattttcttttgtcagTGCATAAAATTTCTTAATTTGTTTCCTTATTCAACTTCACGAGGTTGTATATTATATTGTTTGAATGTGTCCTGTGTTTCCACATCGTGATATTTCTTTATATTGGATATCAGGCAATGAACAGGGAGTATACTGTGAGTGAGTTTCGGACAGTGGTTGATACATTGATTGAACTGGTTCCCGGAATGCAGATAGCAACTGATGTTATATGTGGATTTCCTGGTATTGCTAAACCTGGCTTATTATTTTTACCTGGTTTTAACTTTCGTATTTCTCTTTGAAAATTTCTTGGATAATTGGTCAAATGATTGTTCGTATGATTACCAATAGGTTTTGTTCTCGATTTTGTTGGAGCATTTTAGTTATGTATCAAATTGATCTGTTCAGTTTTAGATTATTTGTGTTCCTAATTTAATTCAAAG
This genomic interval from Primulina eburnea isolate SZY01 chromosome 16, ASM2296580v1, whole genome shotgun sequence contains the following:
- the LOC140816768 gene encoding uncharacterized protein isoform X1, with the translated sequence MEDIEDLLVAGGGGAIPGFRVPVAAAVGVNHKHIKKNRISGSISNATSCNSSKIPGTQTIYLKTFGCSHNQSDSEYMAGQLSAFGYNLSDNEDKADLWLINTCTVKSPSQSAMETLIAKCKSAKKPLVVAGCVPQGSRDLKELDGVSIVGVQQIDRVVEVVEETLKGHEVRLLTRKTLPALDLPKVRKNKFVEILPINVGCLGACTYCKTKHARGHLGSYTVDSLVGRVRTVIADGVRELWLSSEDTGAYGRDIGVSLPILLNSLVSELPPDGSTMLRIGMTNPPYILEHLKEIAEVLRHPCVYSFLHVPVQSGSDSILSAMNREYTVSEFRTVVDTLIELVPGMQIATDVICGFPGETDEDFEQTINLIKEYKFPQVHISQFYPRPGTPAARMKKVPSNIVKKRSRELTTIFESFTPYVIMEGKIEQIWITDVATDGIHLVGHTKGYIQVLVIGPGSMLGSSAMVKITSVGRWSVFGDVIEILTEQAHSRENLSNRNSKCSNDSDTCCSKDSETCACGLASSCGQKQEGTISVSMNDQKPRSQNLIGWLLRKRKNNSQKEMENEVVSKFEEKLRTSEWAFVDSALLGVMLTSLLTAIAICLYLGFSGFSSK